One segment of Solanum stenotomum isolate F172 chromosome 1, ASM1918654v1, whole genome shotgun sequence DNA contains the following:
- the LOC125853474 gene encoding uncharacterized protein LOC125853474, protein MLRILGKNLRISKSATVVVRSESEIDAHDLFDELSSWEFVNPSDDEQEDSYSFTDQTDDDVELMLKEDDPCEIGSPSSDISMKSEAESGSPSPVQTIDALVVCPVGFNHHDTSRDDDQEEDDEEEEEEEEEDYDYDLDDELVPNWLSDKLGRQRIRKLGKRACSKMNKSRKAPYVFNRPGCVHGKHGFGMR, encoded by the coding sequence ATGTTGAGAATCCTTGGAAAAAATctcagaatttcaaaatcaGCAACAGTGGTTGTTAGATCAGAGTCAGAAATTGATGCCCATGATCTGTTTGATGAATTGTCTTCGTGGGAATTTGTTAACCCTTCTGATGATGAACAAGAAGACAGCTACTCCTTCACTGATCAAACTGATGATGATGTTGAATTGATGTTAAAAGAAGATGACCCATGTGAAATTGGGTCTCCATCTTCTGATATCTCGATGAAATCGGAAGCAGAATCGGGATCTCCGTCGCCAGTTCAAACAATTGATGCATTGGTGGTTTGCCCTGTTGGGTTCAATCATCATGATACTTCTCGTGATGATGATCAGGAGGAGGACgatgaagaggaagaggaagaggaagaagaagattatGACTATGATTTGGATGATGAGTTGGTGCCAAATTGGTTGAGTGATAAACTTGGGAGACAAAGGATTAGGAAATTGGGGAAAAGGGCTTGTTCCAAGATGAACAAATCCAGAAAGGCGCCTTATGTTTTTAATAGGCCTGGATGTGTTCATGGTAAACATGGATTTGGTATGCGGTAG